CGGGACACAATAGCCGGCGCTGACTTCCTTCAGGATCTTTCTGTTCTCCAGCATGTAGGAACGCGCTTTGGTAATGGTCCTGAATTTTAGAAAACCCTTATGGACATCGTTGTGATCAAGTGGACCCGAGACAGAGGGCCTTTCCTGATGATTTCTGACGAGAACCGCTATTTTACCCGCCATTACCGTCGGTTCAAATTTAACCTCCGGGCGGGAAAAAAGTATCGAAAGGCGCTGCTCATCAAAGCCGTCCGCAAGAAGACGTTCTGTAAGGGGTCGCCAACTTGCACAGGCTACCGGCGTGAAGGCCAGAAAAACCGCTAAAAATACAACCAGGAAGCACCAGGGAGGAATGCTCGCGTCGGTTTTGTTTGCAGCCGGTAAAAGATACGCATCAGGTGCGCCCATGGAGCCCCGCTCCTTTTTACGGTCGGATCAACAAATGCAGGTGTAGAAAAATCATACAGAGTGAGGTGGTTCATTGGTCTCCTTATCTCACATTCTTTTTACTATATCAAAACAAATCTGTCATGATCGGGCAATCAGTCTTGCCGCCAGATCCGTAATCAGTTGCTCCAGCGGACGGTCACGGTTACCCGGTCATCATCCCTTAAGAGTCTAAGGATAAATGGATGCGGGCTGCCAAGCAAAAATAGCCACAATCAACAACGGGCGCTGGTCGCCTCAGATTCATGAGAATTTCCTGAAAGCGTAATTGACGGATATCGAAAACTATGCAAGACTGCAATTTATCAAGGATGAGCCTAATGTGAAACCACGCTGCGAGAAGATGTTTTTGACAACATGGAAAGGAGAGACAAATGGGAGACAAGGGCGGTAAGAAAGATAAGGAAAAGGGGCAGAAACAGAACACAGAAAAACAGAAACAAAAATCAAAAAACAAGATTGATAAGCAGCCCCAAAGAAAGCCTTAATGGAAATCACGGTACGGAGACCGCCATCATGCAAAGATCGGGACGGAATATGCGCCATTTGTGGTTCTTGGTCTTGATGGCCTTGGCGCCTGCTGCCTGGGGCGCTGATTGGAAACCTCTGCCATCAACGGCAGCCTACCAATCACAGGTTGATCTCGACTCCGTCGGGATGTACGGCGTTTTCCTCCTGAACCGGGCGTATGTGCGCCCTCAGGCGCTGGCAGGGGGCAAAATCTATTCCACCATGCGCTCCCAGTATTACGTACTTTGCAATGAGGGGAAGGTCTCGTTGGAGACGGCTTTATACTTTGGCGAAGGCGGGAAACTGACGCACATAGATTTTCGGAGAGACTGGAAGTCTAAATTTGCCGCGCCGGATAATAGTTCCGATATCGCTGGGGCCATGTCGCAGGTTTGCGACCGGCTCGCGGGGAACACCGACAGCGGAGCGGCACTGGTAGTGAAGAAAGCCGTGCCGGCGAGACCGACCGTTTCGACCGGGTCGGGCATCGTGATCACACCGAACGGTCTCATCTTGACCAATGAACATGTAGTCCGGCAATTCGACTCCCTTCAGGTCGTTCTCGATTCCACCCGCACCGTGAAGGCCACCCTGCGGACTGCGGACACGGCGGGAGATCTCGCGCTGCTCGCGACTGAAGAATCATTTCCGCTGGCGGCGCCGGTCCGGCAGGATGCGGCCCCCAGATTGGGCGAACCGGTGGCGGTAATCGGGTACCCGCTGGTCAATGTACTCAGCGCGCAACCCAATGTCAGTTTCGGTCACGTGAACTCGACGGTCGGGGTAAAGGGCAATCCCGCGCAGATGCAGATTGATGTCCCGATCCAGCGCGGCAGCAGCGGCGGGCCGGTGCTCGACGCGGCTGGCAATGTCATCGGCATCGTGGTCTCCAAGCTCGATGCCCTCAAACTAGCCAAAAACACCGGTGATTTGCCGCAGAACATCAATTTTGCGATCCGCGGCGACGTCGTGCGATCGTTCCTCGAAGCTCAACATGTCGCTTTCACGGCTTCGTCCGTTTCCTCCAAGCTGGAGAATACTGAAATTGCCAAACGTGGCGCCGCGGTCACCGTACTCGTCCGCTGCATTCGCGAATCCGCTACGGCACAGCCCCCTGCAACCCCCGCGTCACCCTGACTTCAATAGCAAATAAAAGCGGCCGGCCAAGCATTGGTCAGCAGGAAGATATTTTGTTAAGTTATCTCATGGTCAGTTTCGCCCAAACGGCTGTGACTTGACAGAACGGGAGGAAGCCGGTATGCTTCCTGCGACGCGTCAGTGACAGCGAATTACGCAAGGAGGCGAAACAATGGGGGCAGTGGTGCTGGCAATTTCCGGATCGCTCCGGAAGCGCTCCTTCACGGAGAAGATGCTTGTCCTGTGTATTGAGGGGATGGGCGACGGGATCGAGGTGCACAAGTTCTACCCGCAC
The window above is part of the Deltaproteobacteria bacterium genome. Proteins encoded here:
- a CDS encoding serine protease — translated: MQRSGRNMRHLWFLVLMALAPAAWGADWKPLPSTAAYQSQVDLDSVGMYGVFLLNRAYVRPQALAGGKIYSTMRSQYYVLCNEGKVSLETALYFGEGGKLTHIDFRRDWKSKFAAPDNSSDIAGAMSQVCDRLAGNTDSGAALVVKKAVPARPTVSTGSGIVITPNGLILTNEHVVRQFDSLQVVLDSTRTVKATLRTADTAGDLALLATEESFPLAAPVRQDAAPRLGEPVAVIGYPLVNVLSAQPNVSFGHVNSTVGVKGNPAQMQIDVPIQRGSSGGPVLDAAGNVIGIVVSKLDALKLAKNTGDLPQNINFAIRGDVVRSFLEAQHVAFTASSVSSKLENTEIAKRGAAVTVLVRCIRESATAQPPATPASP